From a single Couchioplanes caeruleus genomic region:
- a CDS encoding Lrp/AsnC family transcriptional regulator — MAALDELDTAILRELQVDARRTNRDIAAAVGVAPTTALDRTRALRERGVIRGASLNVDLAAIGRPVQALIAVRIRPPSRRNIEAFRNWAAALPDTLGVFVTSGTEDFLIHVAVPDNDSLYAFVIDRLTEHAHVADVRTSVVYEHLRNDRISPLARE; from the coding sequence ATGGCTGCTCTCGACGAACTTGATACGGCGATCCTGCGGGAATTGCAGGTGGATGCACGGCGTACCAACCGGGACATCGCCGCGGCGGTCGGCGTCGCGCCCACCACGGCGCTGGACCGGACGCGGGCCCTGCGTGAGCGCGGCGTCATCCGGGGCGCGAGCCTGAACGTCGACCTCGCCGCCATCGGCCGGCCCGTGCAGGCGCTGATCGCCGTACGGATCCGCCCGCCGTCGCGCCGCAACATCGAGGCGTTCCGCAACTGGGCGGCCGCGCTGCCGGACACTCTCGGCGTCTTCGTGACCTCGGGCACCGAGGACTTCCTCATCCACGTGGCGGTGCCCGACAACGACAGCCTGTATGCCTTCGTCATCGACCGGCTCACCGAGCACGCGCATGTCGCGGACGTACGGACCTCCGTGGTCTACGAGCATCTGCGCAACGACCGGATCAGCCCGCTCGCGCGAGAATGA
- a CDS encoding GNAT family N-acetyltransferase, whose amino-acid sequence MEIREAAARDWPAIHPFWSRIVEAGETYAYPLGLGSDEARALWMERPPGRTVVAVDGGDVLGSAKMGPNRPGRGAHIATASFMVDPQRHGRGVGRALGEHVLGWARAERYHGIQFNAVVETNTAAVHLWKSLGFEIMTTIPEAFDSTSHGLVGLHVMYQKL is encoded by the coding sequence ATGGAGATTCGTGAGGCGGCCGCCCGGGACTGGCCGGCCATCCATCCGTTCTGGTCGCGCATCGTCGAGGCGGGGGAGACGTACGCGTATCCGCTCGGGCTCGGCAGCGACGAGGCGCGGGCGCTGTGGATGGAGCGACCACCCGGCCGCACCGTGGTCGCCGTGGACGGCGGCGACGTGCTGGGCTCCGCGAAGATGGGGCCGAACAGGCCGGGCCGGGGCGCGCACATCGCCACGGCGAGCTTCATGGTGGATCCGCAGCGGCACGGTCGCGGCGTGGGCCGGGCGCTGGGCGAGCACGTCCTCGGCTGGGCGCGCGCCGAGCGCTATCACGGCATCCAGTTCAACGCCGTGGTCGAGACAAACACCGCCGCGGTGCACCTCTGGAAGTCGCTCGGCTTCGAGATCATGACCACCATCCCGGAGGCGTTCGACTCCACGTCGCACGGCCTCGTCGGATTGCACGTGATGTACCAAAAACTATAA
- a CDS encoding lipopolysaccharide biosynthesis protein, with the protein MQQTSVTEAVPESLDPGPEGPGRGGFVAVLRGHLDLFLNAGSLMATTALTSLFGFAYWWLAARTAPAEAVGQASAAVSAMTLIGTIGMFGMGTMLISDLPSLRGRKWELISTCLLVAGSAATVGGLIYVGLAHWAVPGLREALGGTAATVLLVFGIALNAMTLVLDEALVGLLQGPLQLMRNAWFSVVKLVLLGVLALLPLTLDGGVLLLTWVAGMVLSVAVLGRTLRRKNMVDSVRPRASLLRGRGRATFDHNLLNLATYLPRAALPLVVTAVLSAEANASFYTAFMVLSFLAMVPGNVALTLFAVASGDRAALRSKVRMGLLICLGGGLPVSLVVAVGADRIMSLFGASYAESAGAALTILALTYVPFVFHHFFLAISRVQGTVRGAGIFAVFAGAAELLAAWYGGSRGDLTELVTWVAVVMALETVLVAPTVLRVVFARAAPEGDVVSTTSLTLHERAWLPLEYIRTVGPLTGVTAERLRAALIGLHAADPTHRAVSRLDRSGARWLHMDAEAFAGYVREAVTDLGDGPVDFDAMTRQLQAEPRGHHPVRILAGGGYVAMKVAHAYGDAGPVNTLLRELVRAAGEERAAAIAPSRRHRWALPKAWWKQFGTKPARWKQGLSFARPPHPEESELRPWTADLTVETARSAEVLGRMRVWRDEHAPGVTTSAITFAAFSVALRDLGLDPDLSGGTFLADARRYLDKGVSIDSNFCMGPYLRPEDLTDPRSIHTTLKAELATGRILTMMLLREGKILVAGAPGMPDPYPAEAPARPRPRLTFSNQGRHDVLADLPWAGDAAGRVNQSVPTLNGPEGITLTTSEMGGVLHLEATFHSSTYDPAVVARALRLVCADPAALIMAAR; encoded by the coding sequence GTGCAGCAGACCTCGGTTACCGAAGCCGTACCGGAGAGCCTGGATCCCGGGCCCGAGGGGCCGGGCCGCGGCGGGTTCGTCGCCGTCCTGCGCGGGCACCTCGATCTCTTCCTGAACGCCGGCTCGCTGATGGCCACGACGGCGCTCACCTCGCTGTTCGGGTTCGCGTACTGGTGGCTGGCCGCCCGTACCGCGCCGGCGGAGGCGGTCGGCCAGGCCTCCGCCGCGGTGTCCGCGATGACGCTGATCGGCACGATCGGGATGTTCGGCATGGGCACCATGCTGATCTCGGACCTGCCGTCGCTGCGGGGCCGCAAGTGGGAGCTGATCTCAACCTGCCTGCTCGTCGCGGGCAGCGCGGCCACGGTCGGCGGCCTGATCTATGTGGGGCTCGCGCACTGGGCGGTGCCCGGCCTGCGGGAGGCGCTGGGCGGCACCGCCGCGACCGTGCTGCTGGTCTTCGGCATCGCGCTGAACGCGATGACGCTGGTGCTGGACGAGGCGCTGGTCGGGCTCCTGCAGGGTCCCCTGCAGCTCATGCGCAACGCCTGGTTCTCCGTCGTCAAGCTGGTGCTGCTCGGGGTGCTGGCGCTGCTGCCACTCACCCTGGACGGCGGCGTGCTGCTGCTGACGTGGGTGGCCGGCATGGTGCTGTCGGTCGCGGTCCTGGGCCGCACGCTGCGGCGCAAGAACATGGTCGATTCCGTACGCCCCAGAGCGTCGCTGCTGCGCGGGCGCGGCCGGGCCACGTTCGACCACAACCTGCTGAACCTGGCGACGTACCTGCCGCGGGCGGCGCTGCCGCTGGTGGTGACCGCCGTGCTGTCGGCGGAGGCGAACGCGTCCTTCTACACCGCCTTCATGGTGCTGTCGTTCCTGGCGATGGTTCCCGGCAACGTGGCGCTGACGTTGTTCGCGGTGGCCAGCGGCGACCGGGCGGCGTTGCGCTCGAAGGTGCGGATGGGCCTGCTCATCTGCCTCGGCGGCGGGCTGCCCGTGTCCCTGGTGGTCGCCGTCGGCGCCGACCGGATCATGTCGCTGTTCGGCGCGAGCTACGCCGAGTCGGCCGGTGCCGCGCTCACCATCCTGGCGCTGACGTACGTGCCGTTCGTCTTCCACCATTTCTTCCTGGCGATTTCCCGCGTGCAGGGCACCGTCCGCGGCGCCGGCATCTTCGCCGTCTTCGCCGGGGCCGCCGAGCTGCTCGCGGCCTGGTACGGCGGCAGCCGCGGCGACCTCACCGAGCTGGTCACCTGGGTGGCCGTGGTGATGGCGCTGGAGACCGTGCTGGTCGCCCCGACCGTGCTGCGGGTGGTCTTCGCCCGCGCCGCCCCCGAAGGAGACGTCGTGTCCACCACCAGCCTCACGCTGCACGAGCGGGCGTGGCTGCCGCTCGAGTACATCCGCACCGTCGGACCGCTGACCGGGGTGACCGCCGAGCGGCTGCGGGCCGCGCTGATCGGCCTGCACGCCGCGGACCCGACGCACCGGGCGGTGTCACGCCTGGACCGCAGCGGGGCGCGCTGGCTGCACATGGACGCGGAGGCGTTCGCCGGGTACGTCCGCGAGGCCGTGACCGACCTGGGCGACGGCCCGGTCGACTTCGACGCGATGACCCGGCAGTTGCAGGCGGAGCCGCGCGGTCACCACCCGGTACGCATCCTGGCCGGCGGCGGGTACGTGGCGATGAAGGTGGCGCACGCGTACGGCGACGCCGGCCCGGTCAACACGCTGCTGCGCGAGCTGGTCCGCGCGGCCGGCGAGGAGCGCGCCGCGGCGATCGCCCCCTCGCGGCGGCACCGGTGGGCGCTGCCGAAGGCGTGGTGGAAGCAGTTCGGCACCAAGCCGGCACGGTGGAAGCAGGGGCTGAGCTTCGCCCGGCCGCCGCACCCGGAGGAGTCGGAGCTGCGCCCGTGGACGGCGGATCTGACCGTCGAGACGGCCCGGTCGGCGGAGGTGCTGGGCCGGATGCGGGTGTGGCGCGACGAGCACGCCCCGGGCGTGACGACCTCGGCGATCACCTTCGCCGCGTTCTCGGTCGCGTTGCGCGATCTGGGGCTGGACCCGGACCTGAGCGGCGGGACGTTCCTCGCGGACGCGCGGCGCTACCTCGACAAGGGCGTCAGCATCGACAGCAACTTCTGCATGGGCCCGTACCTGAGGCCCGAGGATCTGACCGACCCCCGGTCGATCCACACCACGCTGAAGGCGGAGCTGGCGACCGGCCGGATCCTGACGATGATGCTGCTGCGCGAGGGCAAGATCCTCGTCGCCGGGGCGCCCGGGATGCCGGACCCGTACCCGGCGGAGGCGCCGGCCCGGCCGCGGCCCCGGCTGACCTTCAGCAACCAGGGCCGCCACGACGTGCTCGCGGACCTGCCGTGGGCCGGCGACGCGGCGGGCCGGGTGAACCAGAGCGTGCCGACGCTGAACGGCCCCGAGGGCATCACGCTGACCACCTCGGAGATGGGCGGTGTGCTGCACCTCGAGGCCACGTTCCACTCCTCGACGTACGACCCGGCCGTGGTGGCCCGGGCGCTTCGGCTGGTCTGCGCCGACCCGGCCGCGCTGATCATGGCCGCGCGGTAG